In Streptomyces sclerotialus, the DNA window CGGAGCGGTCCCAGTCCAGCTCGTCCGGCGACGCGTACGCCGCGGCGTCACGGTTGATCAGTGAGGTGGACAGGACCACGCCCTCACCGGCCTTGACGGTCACCCCGCCGATCTCGATGTCCGCGGTCGCCACCCGCAGCATCCCGTCCGCGATGGAGAGGTAGCGCAGCAGCTCCTCGACCGCGGTCGGCATGAGCGACGGGTCCGCGCGCAGCGCCGCCAGCTTCTCGGGCTGCTGGAGCAGCGTGAACGTGCCCAGCGAGATCATGTTGGCGGTCGTCTCGTGCCCGGCGATCAGCAGGATCATCGCCATGCCCACCAGCTCGTCGCGCGGCAGCTCGCCGGTGCGCAGCCGGTCGGCGATCAGCTCGTCCAGCAGCCCGTCGCCCGGTTCGGCCTCCTTCCGGGTGATCAGTTCGCCGAAGTAGGCCTCCAGGTCGTCCAGGGCCTTACGCGAGTCGTCCGCGGTCGGCCCGCGCAGCAGCCGCCGCGACGCGGCCTCGAAGAACTCGTGGTCGGCGTACGGGACACCGAGGAGCTCGCAGATGACCATGGACGGCACCGGCAGCGCGAACGCGGTGACCAGCTCGGCCGGCTGCCCGGCAGTCGCCATGTCGTCCAGCAGGCGGTCGACGATCTGCTGGATGCGCGGGCGCATCGCCGCGATCCGCTTCAGGCCGAAGCTGGGGATCAGCATGCGCCGCTGGACGTTGTGCTCGGGGTCGTCCACCCCGAGGAGCGTGGCGCGGCTCTTGCGGTCCTCGTCGCGCAGCCCTTCGAACCGGGCGCTGGGGACCGGGAAGTCGGGGTTCAGCCGGTCGGACGACAGCCGCTGGTCGGTGAGCAGGGCGCGTGCCTCGGCGTGCCCTGTCACAACCCACACCTCCCGTCCGTCGTAGAGGTGGACACGGGAGAGCGGCCCCTGCTCGCGCAGGGGCGCGTAGGCGGTGGGCGGGTGGTAGGGACAGGTGCGGTCCTGCGGGAACGCGACGGTTCCCGGCACCGCTTCCGATATGGCTTCCGACACGGCGTACCTCCGGTGCGCTAACTCGGTTGTGCCTTTCTCATTTCACGTCTTGTCAGGAGAAATCACTACGCCAAGTTCGGCCAAGCCGTCGCTTACTGACACGAGTTTCCGGAGTGTCTGCTAGAGGGACGCTGAGCAGGGCGTACGGGGCGGAGTGCGGGGGTGTGGCGCCTGCCGGGTGGGACCGCTGTGCCCGACTGACCCCGTCCGCCCGGTCCGTGCCTGGCCGAGAAGTGCCGGGTGCGGGGGAACGCTTCGCGCCGATCCGGCTCCGGCCACCGTCCCGATCAGTGCCCTTCCCGCGAATGGCACTCAGTGCCACACTGGCCGGATGGACGACGACACGGGGCACCGAGCGGACGCGACGGCCCTGGTCTGGGCCGCGCTCGGCGGCGAGGCCGGACTGGCCGGGCGGGTGCGCCACGGCGGTGCGCGGGGGCTGCTGCCGGCGCGGCTGCCGGTCATGGACCTGGCCGGAGCGGCCGTCGCGGGGTGCGCACTGGCCGGCGCCGAGCTCGCCGCGGCCCGCACCGGTGGTGCGCTGCCGGCCGTACGGGTCGACGACGGCGCCGTGGCCACCGCCTTCCTCAGCGAGCGGCACCTGCGGATCGACGGCCGGGCACCCGCGTCGTTCGCGCCGCTCTCCGGCTTCTGGCGCACCGCCGACGGCCACGTGCGCACCCACGCCAACTATCCGCACCACCGCGACCGGCTGCTCGCGGCCCTCGGCCTGCCGGACACCGCCGGGCCCGAAACGCTCGCCGCCGAACTGGCCGGTCGTGGCGCGGCGGAGACCGAGGAGACGGTGTACGCGGCGGGCGGCCTCGCCGTGGCCGTGCGGGCCCCGGAGGAGTGGTCCGGCCACCCGCAGGGCGCGGCCGTGGCCCGGCAGCCGCTGCTCACCCTCGACAGGATCGGCGCCGGCACGCCACCGGTCCGGCCGCCGGGCCTGGCCGGCGGCCCGCTGCTGCCCGCCGCCGGGCTGCGGGTGCTGGACCTGACACGGGTGATCGCCGGGCCGGTCGCCACCCGTACGCTCGCGCTGCTCGGCGCCGACGTGCTGCGTCTTGACGCACCGGGCCTGCCGGAGAGCCGGGAGGCGCACGCCGACACCGGTTTCGGGAAGCGCTCCGCCGTACTGGACCTGGGTTCGCGGGCGGGGCGCGGGACGTTCGAGGAGCTGCTGTCGGCCGCGGACGTGGTGGTCACCGGCTACCGGCCGGGCGCCCTGGACCGCTTCGGGCTGGCCCCCGAAGCGCTCGCCGAGCGCCGCCCCGGCATCGTCGTCGCGAGGCTGTCCGCCTGGGGCGACCACGGCCCCTGGGGCGCCCGCCGCGGCTTCGACAGCCTCGTCCAGGCCGCCACCGGCATCGCCGTGACCGAGGCGGCGGCCGACGGCACCCCCGGCGCGCTGCCCGCGCAGGCGCTGGACCACGCCACCGGCTACCTGCTCGCCGCCGCCGTGCTGCGGGCGCTCACCGAACGGTCCCGTACGGGCGGTGCACGGCTGGCCACGCTGGCACTCACCCGGACCGCGGCGCTGCTCACCGACGTCCTGCCGCGGCGCGTCCCCGCCCCCGCCGACGCGTACGACCCGGCCGTGCGGCTCGCCGAGTGCGACAGCCCCGCGGGCCGCCTGCGGCACGCGCTGCCACCCGTCTCCTTCGACGGCGGACCGGTCAACTGGGCCCGGCCGCCCGGGGAGTGGGGCGCGGACGCACCCGCGTGGTGGTGAGGACAGGACCTTCCGGGGCACGGGGTGCCTCGTACACCCGGCCGATATCATCCGACGATGGCCGACGACCGACGTTCCGCTGCCGGTACCGCACCGGAGTCCGACCTCTACCTCGCGCGCGGTCCGCGCGTGGGCATCCGGCCGTTCCGGTCCGAGGACCGGGCGGAGTTCACCGCACGGGCGCGGGAGAGCACCGGGCTGCACCGGCCCTGGCTCTTCCCGCCCGCCGACGAGGCCGCCTACGACGCCTACCTCGACCGGCTCCGGGAGCCGCAGCGCGAGGGCTTCCTGATCTGCGAGCTCGCCGACGGCCGGATCGCGGGCTACCTCACCATCAACAACATCGTGCACGGCGGCTTCCGCTGCGGCGCCGCCGGTTACGGAGCCTTCGCGCACGCGGCGGGCCGCGGGCTGATGAGCGAGGGTCTCCAGCTGGTCCTGGGGTACGCCTTCGGGCCGCTCGGGCTGCACCGCATCGAGGTCAACGTCCAGCCGGAGAACACCGCGTCGATCGCGCTCGCCCGGCGCAACGGCTTCCGGAAGGAGGGCTACTCGCCCGACTTCCTCTTCGTCGACGGCGCCTGGCGGGACCATGAGCGCTGGGCGATCACCAGCGAGATGGACCGTCCTCGAGTGCCGTGATCCGCCCATCGCCGGCCCGCCTCCTCAGCGCCGCCGCCGGTTGACCTTCATGGTGTCCATGTCCGTGGCCGAGGACCGCAGGTCGCGCCAGCCGTACCCGGCAGCGCGCAGCGCCTCCTCGGCCTTCTCCTCGGCGAGCGCGGCGGCCATCTCCTCGCCGTCCGCCGCGTCCGAGACGACGACGTACCGGTACGTGAAGGACGACAGCGGGGTGTCGTAGGCGAGCGAGCCCTCCGGGGTGAACCGCACCTGTGCCAGGCCGTGGTCCCCGGCCGCCGCCAGCAGCCGGGCCCGCGCCTCCTCGGTCAGCCCGTCCCACTTGCCGCGCACGATCACACGGTAGGTGTGCTCGGTGACCATCCCTCGTCCTCGCCTTCGCCGGGCCTGCCCCGCACGTCTCGTACGGTGTACGAGTTCAGCATCCATCATCCCCGGACGGCTTGTCGCGCGAATTCTTCTCGCGCAACGCTGACCGGAGGCCGCCCTGTTCAGGGCGGCCGTGAGAAGGTTCCATGGTCACCAGACGGCCGCCGCGACCGGGGCGGCCCGCTCCGACTGCGAGGCGCTGTGGCCACGAGCGTGCGACGCACCACCCTCACCCTGCCCGCCGCTGCCCTGGGCCCGGACAATCCGCTGCCCGCGCTGGCCGGCCCCCGCGACGTGCACCGCGTCA includes these proteins:
- a CDS encoding GNAT family N-acetyltransferase is translated as MADDRRSAAGTAPESDLYLARGPRVGIRPFRSEDRAEFTARARESTGLHRPWLFPPADEAAYDAYLDRLREPQREGFLICELADGRIAGYLTINNIVHGGFRCGAAGYGAFAHAAGRGLMSEGLQLVLGYAFGPLGLHRIEVNVQPENTASIALARRNGFRKEGYSPDFLFVDGAWRDHERWAITSEMDRPRVP
- a CDS encoding CoA transferase; translated protein: MDDDTGHRADATALVWAALGGEAGLAGRVRHGGARGLLPARLPVMDLAGAAVAGCALAGAELAAARTGGALPAVRVDDGAVATAFLSERHLRIDGRAPASFAPLSGFWRTADGHVRTHANYPHHRDRLLAALGLPDTAGPETLAAELAGRGAAETEETVYAAGGLAVAVRAPEEWSGHPQGAAVARQPLLTLDRIGAGTPPVRPPGLAGGPLLPAAGLRVLDLTRVIAGPVATRTLALLGADVLRLDAPGLPESREAHADTGFGKRSAVLDLGSRAGRGTFEELLSAADVVVTGYRPGALDRFGLAPEALAERRPGIVVARLSAWGDHGPWGARRGFDSLVQAATGIAVTEAAADGTPGALPAQALDHATGYLLAAAVLRALTERSRTGGARLATLALTRTAALLTDVLPRRVPAPADAYDPAVRLAECDSPAGRLRHALPPVSFDGGPVNWARPPGEWGADAPAWW
- a CDS encoding DUF6204 family protein, whose translation is MVTEHTYRVIVRGKWDGLTEEARARLLAAAGDHGLAQVRFTPEGSLAYDTPLSSFTYRYVVVSDAADGEEMAAALAEEKAEEALRAAGYGWRDLRSSATDMDTMKVNRRRR
- a CDS encoding cytochrome P450, producing the protein MSEAVPGTVAFPQDRTCPYHPPTAYAPLREQGPLSRVHLYDGREVWVVTGHAEARALLTDQRLSSDRLNPDFPVPSARFEGLRDEDRKSRATLLGVDDPEHNVQRRMLIPSFGLKRIAAMRPRIQQIVDRLLDDMATAGQPAELVTAFALPVPSMVICELLGVPYADHEFFEAASRRLLRGPTADDSRKALDDLEAYFGELITRKEAEPGDGLLDELIADRLRTGELPRDELVGMAMILLIAGHETTANMISLGTFTLLQQPEKLAALRADPSLMPTAVEELLRYLSIADGMLRVATADIEIGGVTVKAGEGVVLSTSLINRDAAAYASPDELDWDRSARHHVAFGFGIHQCLGQNLARAELEIALHSLFARFPGLRLAAPAEDIPFKPGDTIQGMVELPVAW